The candidate division WOR-3 bacterium genome has a window encoding:
- a CDS encoding sugar phosphate nucleotidyltransferase: MKVKEKLKKAVILSAGTGERLKPISNNIPKSLFKIKGKEILLRNIKNLEEFVEEFLIVVNPKFSRKLKEFVENNGIKAKIVINEYPERENGYSLYLLKDYVEEGEKFIVLMGDHIYEKDFLKEAINGEGLIVDEIGKYIDKDEATKVYYENGKVIEIGKNIERFNAYDTGFIIIDKNFLKFAIELEKEKEKITISEIIKRAKLNIFQVSGYFWIDLDTYEDVKKAVNFLRGE; encoded by the coding sequence ATGAAAGTAAAAGAAAAATTAAAAAAAGCAGTTATTCTCTCAGCAGGAACAGGTGAAAGGTTAAAACCAATTTCCAATAATATTCCAAAGTCACTTTTTAAAATTAAAGGAAAAGAAATATTGCTCAGAAATATAAAAAATCTTGAGGAATTTGTAGAAGAATTTTTAATAGTCGTAAATCCAAAATTTTCAAGAAAATTAAAAGAGTTTGTGGAAAATAACGGGATAAAAGCGAAAATTGTTATAAATGAATACCCTGAGAGAGAAAATGGTTATTCCCTTTACCTTTTAAAGGATTATGTTGAGGAGGGAGAAAAATTTATAGTTCTTATGGGTGATCATATATATGAAAAGGACTTTTTAAAAGAAGCAATTAATGGTGAAGGGCTTATAGTGGATGAGATCGGTAAATATATAGATAAAGATGAAGCTACAAAGGTTTATTATGAAAATGGAAAAGTTATTGAAATAGGTAAAAATATTGAAAGGTTCAATGCTTACGATACAGGTTTTATTATAATTGATAAAAATTTTTTAAAATTTGCAATAGAACTTGAAAAAGAAAAGGAAAAGATAACAATAAGTGAAATAATTAAAAGAGCAAAACTTAATATTTTCCAGGTTTCAGGTTACTTCTGGATTGACCTTGATACTTATGAAGATGTTAAAAAGGCAGTTAATTTTCTAAGAGGGGAATAA
- a CDS encoding MauE/DoxX family redox-associated membrane protein gives MNGIKRVIPLNRFFINRILLFLVEVILGVLFIYSGYTKLSNIFEFSLTVAKYGILPIKIINIFSLTLPFIEIFSGIFLIIGFLREGAYFSLIFLIFIFTLAIIYVIINGKVFECGCFEIFGREPKTGFISLLRNLIILLFLLLGFNLRKKLKICYH, from the coding sequence ATGAATGGAATAAAAAGGGTTATCCCCTTGAATAGATTTTTTATAAATAGAATTTTACTCTTTTTGGTTGAAGTTATCTTAGGAGTTTTATTTATCTATTCAGGATATACCAAATTAAGTAACATTTTTGAATTTTCTTTAACAGTTGCAAAATACGGTATATTACCTATAAAAATCATAAATATATTTTCTTTAACTTTACCCTTTATTGAAATTTTTTCAGGAATTTTTTTAATTATTGGATTTTTAAGGGAAGGTGCATATTTTTCCTTAATTTTTCTTATTTTTATTTTTACCTTAGCAATAATTTATGTAATTATAAATGGAAAGGTATTTGAATGTGGATGTTTTGAAATATTCGGAAGAGAGCCAAAAACAGGCTTTATTTCTCTTTTAAGAAATTTAATAATTTTGCTTTTTCTTCTCTTGGGGTTTAATCTCAGGAAGAAGCTAAAAATATGTTATCATTAA
- a CDS encoding rhodanese-like domain-containing protein, whose protein sequence is MKFILQSILIFLISFTFGIFFAFYKKIPLFPENTEVFLLSKKYPEISFIDSEKLLNLIGRDDILLIDAREREEYLKGHIKAAINIPYPEFYSNPLNFISILDTERKIIIYCDGGFCELSFKLAELLKELGFKEITIYTGGFYEWNKKGYPLE, encoded by the coding sequence ATGAAATTTATATTACAATCTATTCTAATTTTTTTAATTTCATTTACTTTTGGAATCTTTTTTGCCTTTTATAAAAAAATCCCTCTTTTTCCAGAAAATACAGAAGTTTTCCTTCTTTCAAAAAAGTATCCTGAAATTTCATTTATTGATTCTGAAAAACTTTTAAATTTAATCGGAAGGGATGATATACTTCTTATTGATGCAAGAGAAAGGGAAGAGTATTTAAAAGGGCATATAAAGGCTGCAATAAATATACCTTACCCTGAGTTTTATTCCAATCCATTAAATTTTATTTCAATACTTGATACGGAAAGAAAAATAATTATATACTGTGATGGGGGATTCTGTGAGCTTTCCTTCAAACTTGCCGAACTTTTAAAAGAATTGGGATTTAAAGAAATTACAATTTATACAGGGGGCTTTTATGAATGGAATAAAAAGGGTTATCCCCTTGAATAG
- a CDS encoding rhomboid family intramembrane serine protease, whose translation MLPLRDNIPSRRFPFWTYAIIITSLIIFIYEFILPGESQKIFIYENGFIPYLFFKEPLKRLPTFITSIFIHGGWAHLFFNMLYLHIFGDNVEDVLGFFWFPVFFISAGIAGIVLETIFNPGLKVPMIGASGAISGVLGFYFVLFPFARILTFVTYFFFWDIVPIPAFIFLGFWIITQFFNGFLSLGYSFTNIAFFAHIGGFLFGFFVARFFIKRRVFFFF comes from the coding sequence ATGTTACCTTTAAGAGATAATATACCTTCAAGAAGATTTCCCTTTTGGACTTATGCGATAATAATAACCTCTTTAATAATATTTATTTATGAATTTATTTTACCCGGGGAATCTCAGAAAATCTTTATTTATGAAAACGGATTTATCCCCTATTTATTTTTTAAAGAACCTTTAAAGAGACTCCCCACTTTTATCACTTCAATTTTTATTCACGGAGGTTGGGCCCATTTATTTTTCAATATGCTTTACCTTCATATATTTGGTGACAATGTGGAGGATGTTCTTGGATTTTTCTGGTTTCCGGTATTTTTTATATCTGCTGGAATTGCAGGAATAGTTCTTGAAACAATTTTTAATCCAGGTTTAAAAGTTCCAATGATTGGCGCTTCTGGTGCAATTTCAGGGGTTTTGGGTTTTTATTTTGTCTTATTCCCTTTTGCGAGGATATTAACCTTTGTTACATACTTTTTCTTCTGGGATATAGTACCGATTCCTGCTTTCATATTTCTTGGTTTCTGGATTATAACACAATTTTTTAATGGTTTTTTATCTCTTGGTTACTCCTTTACAAATATTGCTTTTTTTGCTCACATTGGTGGTTTTCTCTTTGGATTTTTTGTTGCAAGATTTTTTATAAAAAGGAGAGTCTTCTTCTTTTTTTAA